One region of Quercus lobata isolate SW786 chromosome 2, ValleyOak3.0 Primary Assembly, whole genome shotgun sequence genomic DNA includes:
- the LOC115975693 gene encoding uncharacterized protein LOC115975693 isoform X3 — MAKPTFHPKNTTSATKNTDFSIKTTIPTIPTNQQRLFLANSLLLPPKCRPTHNCKPQTTADPPTTASHKPPTCNLNNPQTPLRTTHPNPPVGDTPSHPTHPSKLAQRTKSIEFRSYLQIPAIAKCIIEKLCPYYKCSSADFIQNTNQQTLGVEREI, encoded by the exons ATGGCAAAACCCACCTTCCATCCAAAGAACACTACTTCTGCCACCAAAAATACAGATTTCTCAATCAAAACCACCATACCCACTATACCCACAAATCAACAGAGATTGTTTTTGGCCAATTCCCTTCTACTCCCTCCAAAATGCAGACCCACCCACAACTGCAAGCCACAAACCACTGCAGACCCACCAACAACCGCAAGCCACAAACCACCAACATGCAACCTCAACAACCCACAAACGCCGCTGAGAACAACGCACCCCAACCCTCCTGTCGGCGATACACCATCACACCCAACCCACCCGTCGAAACTGGCCCAAAG GACCAAGTCCATAGAGTTTAGAAGCTATCTACAAATTCCAGCAATAGCAAAGTGCATAATTGAAAAG CTCTGCCCTTATTATAAATGCTCCTCTGCAGACTTCATTCAAAATACAAATCAGCAAACATTAGgtgtagagagagaaatctgA
- the LOC115975693 gene encoding uncharacterized protein LOC115975693 isoform X2, with protein sequence MAKPTFHPKNTTSATKNTDFSIKTTIPTIPTNQQRLFLANSLLLPPKCRPTHNCKPQTTADPPTTASHKPPTCNLNNPQTPLRTTHPNPPVGDTPSHPTHPSKLAQRTKSIEFRSYLQIPAIAKCIIEKCYCCKLKTAGMVAHFGQNSITPKALPTSFKIQISKH encoded by the exons ATGGCAAAACCCACCTTCCATCCAAAGAACACTACTTCTGCCACCAAAAATACAGATTTCTCAATCAAAACCACCATACCCACTATACCCACAAATCAACAGAGATTGTTTTTGGCCAATTCCCTTCTACTCCCTCCAAAATGCAGACCCACCCACAACTGCAAGCCACAAACCACTGCAGACCCACCAACAACCGCAAGCCACAAACCACCAACATGCAACCTCAACAACCCACAAACGCCGCTGAGAACAACGCACCCCAACCCTCCTGTCGGCGATACACCATCACACCCAACCCACCCGTCGAAACTGGCCCAAAG GACCAAGTCCATAGAGTTTAGAAGCTATCTACAAATTCCAGCAATAGCAAAGTGCATAATTGAAAAG TGTTATTGTTGCAAACTTAAAACTGCTGGTATGGTTGCACATTTTGGACAGAACAGTATTACTCCAAAAGCATTACca ACTTCATTCAAAATACAAATCAGCAAACATTAG